One genomic region from Carettochelys insculpta isolate YL-2023 chromosome 4, ASM3395843v1, whole genome shotgun sequence encodes:
- the SOD3 gene encoding extracellular superoxide dismutase [Cu-Zn] yields the protein MFLLLYLALIPGLSASGVVKGEGEADSNTDRPLQDIQTKVNDLWQNLLYPQFINEETDRTGYATCEVKPSSKLDADNPQVTGQVLFRQSYPHGKLEVFFSLDGFPEGSNQSGRAIHIHQLGDLSDGCDSTAGHYNPFNVNHPHHPGDFGNFYPKGGKIRKHKPNLLATLFGPYSIMGRAIVIHEQEDDMGKGNNKASLENGNAGRRLACCVIGIGNKKLWEKSLSGTTEMRKKRITNQQKKKA from the coding sequence ATGTTTCTGCTCCTTTACCTGGCCCTCATCCCAGGCCTATCTGCATCTGGTGTTGTAAAGGGAGAAGGAGAGGCTGATTCCAACACAGATAGACCACTTCAGGACATACAGACAAAAGTGAATGACCTATGGCAGAATTTACTCTACCCACAGTTCATCAATGAGGAGACTGACCGGACAGGTTATGCCACTTGTGAAGTGAAGCCCAGCTCCAAGCTAGATGCTGACAACCCACAGGTGACAGGCCAAGTCTTGTTCAGACAGTCGTACCCGCATGGAAAACTAGAGGTTTTCTTTTCCTTGGATGGGTTTCCAGAAGGCAGCAATCAGTCTGGCAGAGCTATTCATATCCATCAGCTCGGAGACCTCAGCGACGGCTGTGACTCTACTGCAGGGCACTACAATCCTTTCAACGTGAATCACCCTCATCATCCAGGGGACTTTGGCAACTTTTACCCTAAAGGTGGCAAAATTAGAAAACACAAGCCAAATCTGCTTGCTACTCTGtttggcccatactctatcatggGGAGAGCCATTGTGATCCATGAGCAGGAAGATGACATGGGCAAGGGTAACAATAAAGCCAGTTTGGAGAATGGGAATGCTGGTAGACGTCTAGCTTGCTGTGTCATTGGGATAGGCAACAAGAAGTTATGGGAGAAAAGCCTTTCTGGCACTACAgaaatgaggaagaagaggatcacaaaccagcaaaaaaaaaaggcttaa